The following coding sequences are from one Scomber japonicus isolate fScoJap1 chromosome 3, fScoJap1.pri, whole genome shotgun sequence window:
- the LOC128355683 gene encoding LOW QUALITY PROTEIN: mesencephalic astrocyte-derived neurotrophic factor-like (The sequence of the model RefSeq protein was modified relative to this genomic sequence to represent the inferred CDS: deleted 1 base in 1 codon) — protein MCSLSGLWMALAVALLPGPSGALKEGDCEVCVSFLDKFHQSLKENNVKFTSADIEKAIVKTCKDAKGKENRFCYYIGATSDAATKIINEVSKPLSYHVPVDKICEKLKKKDGQICELKYDKQLDLTTVDLKKLKVKDLKKILEEWGESCKGCAEKSDFIRKITELMPKYAPAAAKARTDL, from the exons ATGTGTAGTTTAAGCGGGCTGTGGATGGCCCTGGCCGTCGCGCTGCTACCCGGCCCCTCCGGAGCCCTGAAGGAGGGAGACTGTGAAG tgtgtgtgagcttcCTCGACAAGTTTCATCAGTCTCTAAAGGAGAACAACGTGAAGTTCACCAGCGCAGACATCGAGAAGGCCATCGTCAAAACCTGCAAAGACGCCAAAGGCAAAGAAAACCGCTTT TGTTACTACATCGGGGCGACGAGCGACGCCGCCACTAAGATCATCAACGAGGTGTCGAAGCCGCTCAGTTATCACGTTCCTGTCGACAAAATCTGTGAGAAGCTGAAGAAGAAGGAC GGACAGATCTGTGAGCTCAAATACG ACAAACAGCTGGACCTGACCACGGTGGACCTGAAGAAGCTGAAAGTGAAGGACCTGAAGAAGATCCTGGAGGAGTGGGGCGAGTCCTGCAAAGGCTGCGCCGAGAAGTCCGACTTCATCCGCAAAATCACGGAGCTCATGCCCAAGTACGCGCCGGCGGCCGCCAAAGCACGGACAGACCtctaa